Sequence from the Fusarium oxysporum Fo47 chromosome VI, complete sequence genome:
ACATACTAGAAACATTCCGTACTTAGTGAACCCAGTACAGTCTACTAGTGATCCGTTTTTCTTACTTTCAAAACGTTCTGCTTTAGACAATAGATGATGAGCAGGATGTATATAAATTGGATATCCGCAAGACACCTAGTTTTTGCAAGTTTAAGGATAAAGCATCCAATGCTATATTCCATGTTGTCACAAGTACGGAAAAACTGCCTCTGGCACGTTTGCTTGTCATAGCACCCCTTTTAACTCATCAAAGAACGCTTATTAGATGTAAGCATACCATTTCAAGTGATATATATGACTTCCATAAGCTTTTTTGAAAGGTGGAGAAGTCCTTTATTATGGACAGCGCGAATCTAAAGTACCGGAAAATTAAATACTACAGTAGTGACAGAGTTAgatggctgttgatgatggcttgaGAGAGCCCTAGGGTGTGGATAAGACAGAAAGCAGGCTACGGATCTTGAGTAGGTCGTAAGTTGCGATAGCCAAGAGGCAGTCAAATTCAACTCAGCAGAGTCACTATCCCAAAACTAATGCTCTACTGTTGTGTCCAGCGCGAATTTTGGAACAGAGACTACCTTATGCATCGGCGACACTGAGGTTATTTGTGAAATGTGTCACGAAATACGCCCTACCATGAGACACATAACTACTAAGAATCAGTTGCTAAGGTTTCAAGGTCATTCATTGGAGGCACGGAGTTTGGCAACTCGCATAACCTAGGATTTAGTAAAACAGGATATGCTTATCAACATGCTTATTGGTAAGGCTTATCACATGAGCTTTGAAAATGAAATTGAAAGTGCTTTGTTCCCTATTACTCTGAATTGGAACTTTGGTGAGTTCCTTTGTTTAAGCTGGTTCACTGCCTCATCAGGCTACAACAGTGAGTCTATTAATGGAAGCCAGCTCGTGACAACCCTGATCAAAGCATCCAAGTGCAAAACAAATGATTCAATGACCTAAAAGCATGAAATATTCGCCTTTGCCTTCGTGATTTCTTGTTTCACCTTTGAGATTGCTGGATATTATAGACAGTACCTATCGTAGTTTTATCGCCTTTGGTTTATTTATTACCTGACGTTGAAATACGAACATCATTCCACTTGCTCCTCTTAATCACACCTAGTCCTCCCCTGCTGGCGTCTCCCCACTTTGAACCCGTCCACTCGGCCCCATCTTCTCGGGTTCTAGACTCCAGACCCTCCTCCGGACTTCCCTTTCCTCAACCCGCGCGTCAACTTGAACCTTGAACAACTCGAGACAATAACATTTTGGATATCCTTCAGGAAAACTATATCATAATACCATACTCTTCACCTTCAACACCAGTATTATACCCTCGATTTCTCGCGACTTGCTACCCCACGCCCTGTCGCGCATCATACTATGGCAGCGGCTGGCCTGATCGATCCGACAAAGACGGGCAACTATCCCGTCATCCTCGGCGATGCTCTCTTAGGCAAGACATCCAACGAGATCTTCACCGGTATCAAGTGTAAGTTTTCCTTAACcccaaagcttgatgtgTCATGATACTTACATACTCCAAGACAATCACAAGCCGACACTCTCGTCAGACTCAGCCCCCAACTTAGCTCGCATAAAACCCTCTATCCCCGGAAAGACGGCATCCTACGACCTCACATATACCGACAACGACGCAAAGTATGCTTTCACAGGGACAAGAAATAAAGATAGTGGTCAATATGTTCTTTACTTCGACCCCAGCCGCGAGGCCTTTATCCTCGATCTTGTCGACTCTACTTTCAACATGAACGTCACCCGACTGCCTGGTAACGCCGATGCCGACAGTCTCCGTCGACAATATCCTCATATCGACAGCGCATCAAACGGCGCATCAAAAACAAACATAAAAGCTGAAAAGAGTGCCTCCGACAAATCCAATGCCAAAGCACGCGCCAAATCCACCACACAGAAGAGAGATGTCAAGCGCAAGcccgagaagaagcaggccCCCAAGAATATCGAGCTCTCACTACCAGTACCTCAATCTAACGAACAATCAAAACCTGCGGAACCCAAGAAGCGTACACCAGCccctgaagaagaggacgaggacgaggatgatgacgatggtggtCTTCTTGTCGAGTATCCTGGCGCCGATACCAACACAGCGCGTAGGACTGACTTCTCGCCTGCTTTCCCGTCTGTTCGCCGCTTTGATGAATTCATGGATCAGCGCGAGTCTGAAGGTGATGATGCCGAcggcgaggatgatgatgatccagACTTTGAGTTCAAGCTGCCCAGCCCTGTCAACAACCGTAGTCAATATGAGACTGGGCCCGATCCTATGGATGTAGACGGGGAAGAGGAAGGGG
This genomic interval carries:
- a CDS encoding RNA polymerase II transcription elongation factor-domain-containing protein — encoded protein: MAAAGLIDPTKTGNYPVILGDALLGKTSNEIFTGIKYNHKPTLSSDSAPNLARIKPSIPGKTASYDLTYTDNDAKYAFTGTRNKDSGQYVLYFDPSREAFILDLVDSTFNMNVTRLPGNADADSLRRQYPHIDSASNGASKTNIKAEKSASDKSNAKARAKSTTQKRDVKRKPEKKQAPKNIELSLPVPQSNEQSKPAEPKKRTPAPEEEDEDEDDDDGGLLVEYPGADTNTARRTDFSPAFPSVRRFDEFMDQRESEGDDADGEDDDDPDFEFKLPSPVNNRSQYETGPDPMDVDGEEEGEEGPEVDLAKELEDAFENLENSQQEIPDGDESEISEED